The window TAAAACATTGAAAGCACAATCAATTCAAACCACAGGCACATAGGAGATCAACATCAAAAGCAGAATCAGTTCAATCAAAAAGCATAATGCCGCATTAAATCTATTCAATTCAGACCCAAAGCCCAATCACTTCAATTCAAAAGCATAAACTCGGGTTCAATCTATTAAATTCAAACCAAAACCACAAGCAGTTCACACACACAAACCAATTCAACATCAATGCGAGACTAAAAACGTTTCTATCATTCCCTAAATTAATATAAACTTATATACAGAAGGTGTGTGTTACCTTTATTGCCATTGTAGTCGAACCTTGATGTATCTTGATCCGTTATGACCATTGATGTCCTCTTCATCCGAACCATCTCAGCACACAAAGAAAAAAGCCAAACCAAATAGGATCAGACGTGAGCCGTTATATAAAGCAAACGAATCAAGTAGAACTAAATAGAAACAGCGTAATAAGACCACAATCTAAGACATGCATCAGTTCACAGATTAAGACAGTCTAAGACCACAATCTTATACATGCATCAATTGAAAGATTAAGACATGAACATATAATAACTCTGTTTTACCGTGGAGAGAGAGATTGAGCCACCGAGGGAGACGCTGGGAGTCACCGAGGAGATATGAAGAAAGAGAGGCGGTGTGGTGAAGGAAAGCTGGAGAGACGCGTCTTCGGCGCTCAAAGACGACACGATCGGCGACACCACTGACAGAGACGAGCTTTCCACCGACACAGATGCCGACGACTCCAACCGATCGGTGAGAAAACGGGAAACACCGGCGGAATCGACGAGGAGAGGTGGAGAGACGCGGTTTCGTagaagagaaggagagagagaagcaGATGCGTTTtgtgcgagagagagagagagagagagatttaacCAATGCCCCACACGTGTCCATTTAGCACCGCTGCTTCTGCTCCCTCTTTAAGCGccgtatttttaaattaaacccttttttctttttttttaaatcattaattACCTAAGCATTGGGCTTAAGCACCCTGGTTAAAGATGGTCTTAGACAGTTCACCGCAGGGGGTGAAACCAAGTTTTGTTCCTGTAAATAGGATGCTACGAGGGTAGAAAGAAACACAACAAAGCAAGACGGCATCAAAACTAGGTTTtgctttagagagagaaacaatAGGCGAAGGCTTTTTTTCTCAGTCTTTGGATAGTAGATCGAGACTTTGTTTCAACTATGAACATTTAcacatcaccatcatcatcatcaaacacGTAGTCTCTCTTCCTTTCCCTTTTTTCACCAAATCGTTATGATACTTTTTGTTGGATAGGATGTGTTAATGGCTTAGCTAGGCACTTAGAACATCTAAACGTTCCGATTTCATTTACCAaagcaataaaaatatatatacgtaATCACAATGTCGAACAGATCTAGTATTTTGTTTTGACATCAAATGACTATTCTTTTGTCGATAAGATCTAGCCATCTAGGCAATttacttaattaattaaatatttatgcgTCCGATTAATATCATATGTGTAAAAGATCGTTTATTATTCTAACCTCCGACGTACAGTGCTCCACTGAAGTTCTTCATGGAAGACATCAGGGCCGGGCCTGAATAGAAGCCCATCAAGCATGTGCTTGGGGCccgaaaaaatatatatatgttttaaggGTCAATAATGAACAAAGAAACCATATAGCTCTACTGGTAACTTTGCTCTCACTATAGAACCGGATCTGGGATCAAATCTCCCAGCTGCATTTTCAATATTTTCACTGTTTTTATGAAACAAAAgggccaaaaatattttcttgctTGTGGGCCAATATTTTTCAGGCCCGACCCTGGAAGACATTGAGAAAACCCAGACACTTTCTGGTAAATTTGTTGAAATCCGAGCATATATTGACTTCCTCAATGAGGAGAAGAGTAAGATCAAGGATCTCGACCTTCATATCTGCAAACAATTCTTGAATCATggtatactaggttaagatccgcgccttgcgcggaataaatattatttataaattatttttaagtattacatattttttacatattatgaaataataaatatattgaataattaaaaatttattaactattacgtatataattaaattggtacaaatacttaaataaattttatttatccagacaaacactttttctattttatatgttataaaattaagtttaattGATATTAACAtggatatatagtacattttaatattgacatctgttaaaaaatattttatactcatattatttttgatcgtttgtatttcttaataacaaaaattttaaatcaatgataacaataaaaactttatgggatgtttaatagttttagtaatttataatttaaaaacattcaatacaaagtttaaaatctaaatattaagttgtaaataattgttcaaaatgtttatcaaaaaaattcaaatcaaattcgaaattaaaatacttatgtattttatatggtatataatttatttttaaaaaatattaatatgcatatatataatatttattaaatgagacttcctacttatgtaatttcataatcagttgtatcttgttataacataaattttaaaccatggatcaaaaaaatttcagtgtgagatttttaacaactttagttatttatattcgttttttaaaattcaaactataacatatacgaaaaaatctaaatttttattatatagttaatgtggttgtttaatttattttaaaatgaattaaaaattatagagaatatactgatttttatcaaatatttattattcaaaatcattaattgtcatatatactttagccatattaggtaattccgtgatttttatttaaggaaacaatgaagaacatttatgattaatttatgattaatttaataaaaagcttattatatatttatatggaccaacatagttttctaaggattctaagaatgattgtggtgatgacatgtggctacaaaatatgttgtaatgtttctcttttaatatataggggatatcatttatatatatatatatatatatatatatatatattttttaattaatcgaATGACTTGAGAATcaagatataaatatatatattactgaTCAGTCTTTATTTTCTGTTTGTTGAAATATAGCTATTACGGCTCTTGATGTGGAACAAGATATTGTTTCAGCAGAAATAAAGGACATACTCAATCAAACGGGAATTACCGACGTGGACGTATTGCCTAAAGAGATGATAAGAGTCTTTGAGAATTTAAGTCTCAACCCAACTAACACTGTGCTACAAGAACCACAAATATCGATGCAAAGTCAACAAGGATTATTAGGGCAACAAGTATGCGGCCAACAAGGATTGGGGCAACAGGGCTTCATGCCACTAGGATTAGGGCAACAAGCATCAATGCAACTAACGGCAATCAAACAGCAAAGAATGATGCAAAGTCAACAAGGACTAGGGCTACAAGTATGTGACCAACAAGGATGCATGCCACTAAGATTTGGGCAACAAACGCCAATGCAACAGAAAAAAATCATGATGCAGATGCAAATGCTACACCAACAGCAACAAAGATTACTACAAATGCAACAAGAGATAGGCCAACAAGGTTACAATGCAAGAAGGATTTAGGGAACAAGGATTAACCTACGTTCTCGTTTGGGGTTTATTTTATCAACTGCTTTTTGGAGACTTCTTTATAATAATACTCATGGGATGGTGCTCGTTTGTGAGTTTCCTTGGTTTTTATGAGCTAATCGGTTTTGTTAAACGTGGGAAAGCTGTTTTTGCTTTCTTCGTTGACTACTGACtagatgttttatattttattttgagtcactttgataataaaacaaaagCTATTGGTTTAACCAAGTCAACTCAAATCACAAGGATTACTGCAACAACTCTTAATAGGCAACGTCCTTTAAagtttgtgtttaaaaaaagaaaatccaattgatgtccaaaaaaaaaagaaaatccaaTTTTGTCAAGTGCCTTTTGAAGTtaccttataaatatttatcggATGACCTTATTGAATCAAGGATTTTAGAGAATTCAATTTCAAGGTTTGATAGTAAATCTAAGAAAATCTGAGATTTGAGTCTTAAAATTTTTGAAgtcttttgaaatttttttagaatttttgaaaaacctttttatttttaaattactgtaatttaatattttatcattttatgaaatatataaaatatatgaaaaaaataaaattggggttttaaataatatttttttcatttaaaatagtttgattttctttttaaaaatgtgaTTCGAACTCAGTATTTTCTGTCagaaaaagttttttaaaaatgtgaagtaaacttttttatttttaaatgataaaaagatTTGTAAATGTGTTTCAGAAAGAGAtgactaaaatttcaaaataatttgaagagATATAGTAAAATACAAAGTCAAACCTGGAAACCTATTTTCTCGTTAAAAATCCACAATTTgcgcaaaaagaaaaaaacaaggcTTCACAATTTTCCATGTTTTGAAATTATTAGAAGAACACAAACAACATAAAACTActctttattaattttgttagattaaaaattatttcaaaatataaaataccaaaaaaaaaaaaattgttaaagagATTTTTGCATATAGTGAGGGGGGAATATGGCGCAGATGCAACGAGAACCTGTAGAGTCCGTTACCAAGGAGACGACggagaagaagatattagacggcggaggaggaggaggtggcggAGGATCTTCTGCCTCTAAGGCGTCATCGTTCAAATTCAACGCTCAGGCACCGGAATTCGTACCGCGATCACACGCCACCGCACTAACACCGCAGGTTTCTCCGATCTCCGGCTACTTCTATCCTTGCTTCCACTACAACGAACTCTCCATAGGAGGATGCAGCGGCGGCGGAGGAGTTACCGGCGGTTCTCAGTCGTCGGACTGGATCTTCGTCGGAGGAGGAGATCCAGTTCATCATCAAAATATTCATGATCCCACGGCTGCGTTTTACGTTTCTAATCCGGTGGTTCAGTTTCCGGCAAATCAGAACTTGTCTTCTTCGTCAAAGAGTTTGCTCTCCGACGATCTCCGCCTTAAGATCGTCAAACAGgttcttacattttttttatttacttactgGTTATGTCATGAGATCAGTTTTACAATCTTATAATATGAAAACATGACAATGGATATCTTGTgctatttacattatttaaattttaaaaatggtgtaagttaataacatatataaattttgataattaaatttataaaatatacaaataaaaaatatggatacgcAATAGtagaaattaatttaaaacagATTATAAATAGTAAGAACTAAATGAAAATGTTAGTCTTAAAAATCCTTacaatttgttttcaaaattttctataatttatatcaaaaaatgaaaaccggATAGTTTTAGTAGGACTAAGATTATAAAACATAATACTATAACtaagtatatataaaataatgtttatgaatttaaaatgattaaaatatttattttttatttaaaggtTTAATAACCAAAATTAAACTaacaaaaactatataaataaactcttaaaatgaatttgaaaataaattataattttattgaacTTTAACCCCGCTAACGAATAGAGCAGTTTAAGCTCACCCAATTTGCAAACAATGATCAGTCAATAGGAATCATGAATTTCTTTACCCACAAACTTGTTTCAAATTATAGGTTGAGTACCAGTTCACGGACATGAGTCTCCTAGCCAATGAGTCCATCTCAAAGCACATAAACAAAGATCCTGAAGGTTATGGTAAGCAGCCCAAAATCGGTTTTTAATTACAATCCTTCCGTTTTCTTAAACACTCTTGTGAAGATCTTCAAAATGAAAGTTTTGCTTTGCATTCATATGTCTGTTTTCTATTTAAACTCAGTGCCAATATCTTATATCGCTTCGACCAAGAAGATCAAGGCTTTGACAAGTCATCACCACTTAGTTGCATTGGCTCTACGCTCCTCTTCTAAGCTCGTAAGTTTCTTTCTTTACTCCTTAgttagtagttaccatcaagcTAGCTAATTATAAGATCtcaagtgtatatatatataactgagAGATTTGTGAAGGTTGTGAGTGAAGACAACAAGAAAGTCAGGCGTAAAATTCCATTTACTGACAGAGACAGAGAAGAATTACAGGTAGTTAATTATCATGAAAGTCTtcattaaatttgtattaatcaactatatatcaattatttcttgtttattgtttcTCCAGGGCCGGACTGTTGTTGTAGAAAATTTGCCAGATGATCACTCTTACCAGAACCTAGAGAAGATCTTTGGAGTTGTTGGAAAGTAAGAAGgcttttaaaaatctaattcaTATAACTTTCACTTCAACTTGGCGTTTTCTAAGCAAATTAACAACACAACAAGTATATAATTGTTTCAGCGTTAAGGCCATTCGAATCTGTCATCCTCCAGAATCCAACACCTCACGTCCAAAAGGAGATTTCTTGATGAGCAACAAAGTAGGTATCATTATCTTCTCTGTTCTTGAGCTTCTAATGGATTTAAAGAGCTTAACATTCTTGTTGTTTTAATCCAAAAGATTCACGCACTTATCGAGTATGACCACACTGTTGTTGCGGATAAAGCTGTGAGTGAATCTTTTCTTCTTTGATCCAATAATCTGTATAGTACATAATTTCTAAGATATACCACAATGTAATTCACACCAGGTGGAGAAGCTGAACGATGAAAGAAACTGGAGGAAAGGACTTCGTGTTAGGCTGCTTCTTAGATGCTCGGTATAATCAATTACATACTTATAATGTTTATAAACcaacatatatttttagaaattttaaaatcatctgAGATTAATTTGCTTTTTACAGCCTAAATCAGTTCTCAAACACAGACGAAACTTTGATGGCATCCTCATAGATGATGAAAGTCCTTATGAATCAGGAGAAGACTCTCCACGTCTCCACTTAACCGAGCAACAGCTTGATAATGACGTTAGTCTTGCTTAAATCCCTTTAAATTAAGtcttttcataaataaataGCATTTTTTGGTGTGCACGTTAGGGTGATGACAACAATATTGGTGGACTATGGGGAAAAGGGAGAGGAAAAGGACGAGGACGATCTCCAAGAAGCTATGCACTAGGAGGAGGAGGACATAGCTTCGGGATCGGGCTCGGGCTTGGACTCAGCATCGGCTCGATGTCACGGAGCCTTGGCCTGCATGAATCTTCATCTCCCAAAACTGCTACAAAGGGACCAAGAATGCCTGATGGAACCAGAGGGTTCACTATGGGACGTGGCAAAACCTTCTATCTCACTCTCACCTAACAATCTCTAAATCATTCCCTACCAACGACGACTATTATAGTATTATTCATTATTATTACAGAGGCAAAAGCTATAAAATTAACCAAATAATACGTGTGGCTTTGTTATGGGTTCACATAAGTAAGGACATGACTTTGGGATAGTGTATGAACTATCAAGGCATGGTGAACTTTTTGAGGGTTCTTACTTCTTTATACATTTTTTAATCCTCCAGTGTTCTTTTgtatgttttgatatatttatttttgtgagattattttaataatgaagGGTTATCGCACAATGATTGCATGTATCATTGACTAATGTGTGATTCGAATATTGCTAGTAGACTAGAAAACTAataattataacatttttttcattttgaaaagtatataaaaagaagtatgatcaaaataaataaaacatgaaaCACCAGTTTCTTGAGAATTAGCTTTGTTTAAACGTAACGAATGTAAATGGAACCTTGCGGAAATAAACGGATGTCATTTATCAAATATTTGCTGATCCTGATTCTGAGAGCGTAAGCAGAACCaaatgatatttatatatttatagcgTAATCCTGATTTTGAGGGCGAGATTATCTGCCTGTAGTTAATTAGTAATAGATTTCAATTTAGCTTCTGCACAGACTGACCATTTGGTTGGTTACTAGAGAAAACAGATTAAACAATATAATAACTACATATGCATTCCTAATTTCCTATGCattagcaaaaagaaaaaaaaatgcattcCTATGCATGGACTACGATTCATGGTACTTGAATTGATAGATAATATCTTCACAAAACTACAAACTTATTACCACCAACTACATGTCGTTCCAATTGTAAAATTAATGTTACAAGGACCACTTTTTGTTTACATACATAACAACCAACTTATATGGTTACATATAAACAAACGCATGTAGTTATGGAAATTTGGCTTGGTATGTTGTTGATTTATGTATTTGTCAGATGAACGATCTGCAAAGTAGAAATATGGTATATAATCTAATTATAcgaaaatcatttaaaatatatatctttggtaaatgaattacatattttgttcttattaaataattattaaaatataaattatattttacaaaatatattagtcTCATCTTAATTTGTAGTATTTATTATTACTAGGTTGAAAACcgtttttatttcttatcatttctgaaatatttgttttacataaattGAGATCTTCACAGTTCACCAATTTATGTTGaaaatttattagttaaatattCCCCATATAAAAGACAAATAATAATGATTAAAATACctaaataaaacaag of the Brassica rapa cultivar Chiifu-401-42 chromosome A03, CAAS_Brap_v3.01, whole genome shotgun sequence genome contains:
- the LOC103859793 gene encoding la-related protein 6C translates to MAQMQREPVESVTKETTEKKILDGGGGGGGGGSSASKASSFKFNAQAPEFVPRSHATALTPQVSPISGYFYPCFHYNELSIGGCSGGGGVTGGSQSSDWIFVGGGDPVHHQNIHDPTAAFYVSNPVVQFPANQNLSSSSKSLLSDDLRLKIVKQVEYQFTDMSLLANESISKHINKDPEGYVPISYIASTKKIKALTSHHHLVALALRSSSKLVVSEDNKKVRRKIPFTDRDREELQGRTVVVENLPDDHSYQNLEKIFGVVGNVKAIRICHPPESNTSRPKGDFLMSNKIHALIEYDHTVVADKAVEKLNDERNWRKGLRVRLLLRCSPKSVLKHRRNFDGILIDDESPYESGEDSPRLHLTEQQLDNDGDDNNIGGLWGKGRGKGRGRSPRSYALGGGGHSFGIGLGLGLSIGSMSRSLGLHESSSPKTATKGPRMPDGTRGFTMGRGKTFYLTLT